From Bacillus sp. FSL K6-3431, the proteins below share one genomic window:
- the mreC gene encoding rod shape-determining protein MreC gives MPHFFLNKRLIILLVSIIILVSLIGFSLRDRDNISRPEQFIKDVVGFGHSLVSKPAQGIASALTNVEDLKNTYTENKKLKARLEGLAKLEQEISDLKRDNDELRDIVGKTDDLRDFTAIQATLISRSPDLWYDKIMINKGSKSGVKPDMAVITAKGLIGKVIDTSEMTATIELLSSDNTKNRVSALIQGKNEVFGLIDGYDREKKLLIMKDLPIDQEIKKGQNIITSGLGGVFPKGQDIGKVKELRVDQYGLTQIAYVEPSADFYGFEHVMVIVRPEDGKKEGE, from the coding sequence ATGCCGCATTTTTTTCTTAATAAACGTCTGATTATCCTGCTTGTCAGCATTATTATTCTTGTGTCATTAATCGGATTTTCATTACGTGATCGAGACAATATTTCTCGACCTGAGCAATTTATTAAGGATGTTGTAGGATTTGGCCATTCACTTGTATCAAAACCTGCACAAGGAATTGCAAGTGCATTAACGAATGTGGAAGATCTGAAAAATACATACACAGAAAATAAAAAATTGAAAGCACGATTAGAAGGGCTGGCAAAGCTTGAACAGGAAATATCAGATTTAAAAAGAGACAATGATGAACTAAGAGATATAGTAGGGAAGACGGATGATTTGCGTGATTTTACAGCCATTCAAGCAACTTTGATTAGTCGTTCTCCTGATCTATGGTATGACAAAATTATGATAAATAAAGGTAGTAAAAGTGGAGTTAAACCTGATATGGCTGTGATTACAGCAAAAGGCTTAATTGGTAAGGTAATTGATACTTCAGAAATGACTGCAACAATAGAATTATTGAGTTCGGACAACACTAAAAACCGAGTTTCGGCGCTAATACAAGGAAAAAATGAGGTTTTTGGTCTAATTGATGGGTATGATCGCGAAAAGAAGCTACTAATAATGAAGGATTTACCTATTGATCAAGAAATCAAAAAAGGGCAAAATATTATTACCTCAGGTCTAGGAGGCGTCTTTCCAAAAGGCCAGGATATTGGAAAAGTCAAAGAACTTCGTGTAGATCAGTATGGCTTAACACAAATAGCATATGTGGAACCTTCAGCAGATTTTTATGGATTTGAGCATGTAATGGTTATTGTCCGTCCTGAAGACGGGAAAAAGGAGGGAGAATGA
- a CDS encoding rod shape-determining protein, with translation MFGFGTKDLGIDLGTANTLVFIKGKGIVLREPSVVALHTDTKKIVAVGNDAKNMIGRTPGNIVALRPMKDGVIADYETTASMMKYYIKHAAKGKGGFGGKPYVMVCVPSGITAVEQRAVLDATREAGARDAYPIEEPFAAAIGANLPVWEPTGSMVVDIGGGTTEVAVISLGGIVTSVSIRTAGDNFDESIVAYIRKTYNLLIGDRTAEAIKVEVGSAGDTEGIAPMEIRGRDLLTGLPKTMEITSKEISGALRDTVNTIIDAVKTTLERTPPELAADIMDRGIVLTGGGALLHNLDKVISEETQMPVLIAEEPLDCVAIGTGMALEHIDLFKNKARDSR, from the coding sequence ATGTTTGGATTTGGGACGAAAGACTTAGGTATAGATTTAGGCACTGCCAATACATTGGTTTTTATAAAAGGGAAAGGTATCGTTCTACGTGAGCCTTCTGTAGTGGCTTTGCATACTGATACAAAAAAAATCGTTGCTGTGGGTAATGATGCAAAGAATATGATAGGACGTACACCGGGTAATATCGTTGCATTGCGCCCTATGAAAGATGGAGTTATAGCAGATTATGAAACAACTGCATCGATGATGAAGTATTACATAAAACATGCGGCAAAAGGTAAAGGCGGTTTTGGTGGAAAGCCTTATGTTATGGTATGTGTACCCTCGGGAATTACAGCAGTGGAACAGAGGGCTGTCTTAGATGCAACAAGAGAAGCAGGAGCTCGTGATGCATATCCTATCGAAGAACCCTTTGCGGCAGCAATTGGAGCAAACTTACCTGTATGGGAACCTACAGGAAGCATGGTAGTAGATATTGGTGGGGGAACAACTGAAGTTGCAGTCATCTCGTTAGGTGGAATTGTGACAAGTGTATCGATTCGGACCGCTGGCGATAACTTTGATGAATCGATTGTTGCTTATATTAGAAAAACGTACAATTTATTAATTGGTGACCGAACTGCCGAAGCGATTAAAGTGGAGGTCGGATCTGCAGGAGATACAGAAGGAATTGCGCCAATGGAAATTCGGGGCCGCGATTTACTGACCGGATTACCGAAAACGATGGAAATAACATCTAAGGAAATTTCAGGCGCATTACGTGATACGGTTAATACGATTATTGATGCGGTGAAAACTACGCTTGAAAGAACTCCTCCAGAACTTGCAGCGGATATTATGGACAGAGGAATCGTATTGACTGGCGGTGGAGCATTGTTGCACAATTTGGACAAGGTAATTAGTGAAGAAACACAAATGCCTGTATTAATTGCTGAAGAACCACTTGATTGTGTGGCAATTGGAACGGGAATGGCATTGGAACATATAGATCTATTCAAAAATAAAGCAAGAGATTCTCGATAA
- the radC gene encoding RadC family protein, giving the protein MKAETLMIRDFPVDERPRERLINNGAESLSNQELLAILLRTGTKAESVIQLSNRLLTQFGGLMWLKDAALEEMTDLKGIGEAKAVQIAAAVELGRRISNLSYDDRYVIRSPEDGANYVMNDMRFLTQEHFVCLYLNTKNQVIHRQTVFIGSLNASIVHPREVFKEAFRRSAASIICFHNHPSGDPAPSKEDINVTKRLVECGKMIGIEILDHLIIGDKKYVSMKEKGYM; this is encoded by the coding sequence ATGAAAGCGGAAACACTTATGATTCGTGACTTTCCAGTGGATGAACGTCCACGCGAGCGATTGATCAATAATGGTGCAGAAAGTTTGTCCAATCAAGAATTGCTTGCTATTTTACTAAGAACTGGCACAAAGGCGGAATCAGTTATTCAGTTGTCAAATAGATTACTTACACAGTTTGGTGGTCTTATGTGGCTAAAGGATGCTGCCTTGGAGGAGATGACTGATTTAAAAGGGATCGGTGAAGCAAAAGCAGTGCAAATTGCCGCTGCAGTTGAATTAGGAAGAAGAATAAGTAACCTCTCATACGATGACCGCTATGTAATCCGCAGCCCGGAAGATGGGGCAAATTATGTGATGAATGATATGAGATTCTTAACACAGGAGCATTTCGTGTGCCTCTATTTAAACACCAAAAATCAAGTGATTCATCGTCAAACTGTCTTCATCGGTAGCTTAAATGCAAGCATAGTCCACCCTCGCGAAGTATTCAAAGAAGCTTTTCGCCGCTCAGCCGCCTCTATTATCTGTTTCCATAATCATCCATCCGGAGACCCTGCCCCATCTAAAGAAGATATCAACGTAACAAAACGACTTGTGGAGTGTGGAAAAATGATTGGGATTGAAATCCTTGATCATTTGATCATTGGCGACAAAAAATATGTTAGTATGAAAGAAAAAGGGTATATGTGA
- a CDS encoding prepilin peptidase — MKLIIFLYALLLGSFFNVVGLRVPIKESIVYPGSACPKCHKTLTCKELIPVLSYVFQLGKCRQCKHQITLLYPIMELATACLFVFAYAKIGWTFELLIAWTFISLLMIISVSDLTYLIIPDKVLLVFAAIILVERLIQPLTPWWDSILGSAIIFIILMGITIISKGGLGGGDIKLYAVLGLVLGVKLVLLSFFFANLIGAVIGVLGIALGLVERRKPIPFGPFIALGMLIVYFYNEQILSWYYSLLSF, encoded by the coding sequence ATGAAACTAATCATTTTCCTCTATGCTCTCCTCCTCGGTTCCTTTTTTAATGTTGTAGGGCTAAGGGTCCCGATAAAAGAATCTATTGTTTATCCGGGCTCCGCTTGTCCTAAGTGTCACAAAACATTGACATGCAAGGAACTCATTCCCGTTCTATCTTATGTATTTCAACTTGGCAAATGCCGTCAGTGTAAGCATCAAATAACTTTACTTTATCCTATCATGGAACTAGCTACTGCCTGTTTATTTGTCTTTGCTTACGCAAAAATCGGCTGGACGTTTGAGCTTTTGATTGCCTGGACATTTATTTCTTTACTTATGATTATTTCTGTTTCAGATCTTACGTATTTGATTATTCCTGATAAGGTTTTACTTGTTTTTGCAGCTATTATTTTAGTAGAACGATTGATTCAGCCACTAACTCCGTGGTGGGATTCAATTCTTGGCTCCGCTATTATTTTTATAATTTTAATGGGTATCACGATCATTAGTAAAGGTGGTTTAGGTGGAGGAGATATAAAACTATATGCAGTTTTGGGACTTGTACTTGGGGTGAAATTAGTTTTGTTATCTTTCTTTTTTGCTAACTTAATAGGAGCAGTCATTGGTGTATTAGGGATAGCACTTGGTCTAGTAGAAAGAAGAAAGCCTATTCCATTTGGTCCATTTATCGCGCTTGGAATGCTGATCGTATATTTTTACAACGAACAGATCTTATCATGGTATTATTCGCTTCTATCATTTTAA
- a CDS encoding bifunctional folylpolyglutamate synthase/dihydrofolate synthase has protein sequence MEYMLEKLDHPENKLNAVHVGGTNGKGSTVAYLRSVLMEAGYEVGTFTSPYIEQFNERISLNGKPISDNEITHLVNVIKPLADELEETEFGPPTEFEIITAMSIYYFAVMNPVDFSIMEVGLGGRYDSTNVIEPLVSVITNVGLDHTQILGSTLKQIAYEKAGIIKRNTPVFTAVKDVNALHVLQAEATEQQAELFQINKDFFVKDIISTEHAENFTFTSGSTTMENLEINLLGHHQTENASGAIATLFWLKDNRKVNLDEAIIRSGLIKAYWPGRMEILHTEPVILIDGAHNPEGLRALSAALDNRYLGKNIKVIFAALKDKDLTEMFSVFNNMNVELHVTQFDFPRAASAEELKAMSGNHVIKAHVEWRALIKEQINSMQSNEVLVITGSLYFISLVRPFLLKKLKNDII, from the coding sequence ATGGAATACATGCTTGAAAAACTAGACCATCCTGAAAACAAGTTAAATGCAGTTCATGTTGGTGGAACAAATGGGAAAGGCTCGACTGTTGCTTATTTGCGTTCAGTATTGATGGAAGCTGGTTATGAAGTAGGTACATTTACTTCCCCGTATATTGAGCAATTCAATGAAAGAATCAGTTTAAATGGTAAGCCAATTTCAGATAATGAAATAACACATCTTGTTAATGTTATAAAACCGCTCGCTGATGAATTGGAGGAAACTGAATTCGGGCCGCCAACAGAGTTTGAAATTATTACAGCGATGTCAATTTATTATTTTGCTGTGATGAATCCCGTGGACTTTTCAATTATGGAAGTTGGACTAGGTGGTCGCTATGATTCGACGAATGTCATCGAGCCACTGGTTTCTGTGATTACGAATGTAGGTCTAGATCATACGCAAATTTTAGGAAGCACGTTAAAGCAAATTGCTTATGAAAAAGCAGGGATCATAAAACGAAACACACCAGTATTTACAGCGGTGAAAGATGTAAATGCGCTTCATGTACTCCAAGCGGAAGCTACTGAACAACAAGCTGAATTATTTCAAATTAATAAGGACTTCTTTGTCAAAGACATCATATCAACAGAACATGCGGAAAACTTTACGTTTACATCAGGCTCGACAACAATGGAAAATCTTGAAATTAATTTATTAGGACATCATCAGACCGAAAATGCTTCAGGTGCTATCGCGACATTATTTTGGCTAAAGGATAATAGAAAAGTAAATCTAGACGAAGCAATCATTAGATCTGGTTTAATAAAAGCGTACTGGCCGGGAAGAATGGAAATTCTACATACTGAGCCGGTCATATTAATCGATGGTGCACATAATCCAGAAGGGCTTAGGGCGTTATCTGCAGCACTTGACAACAGATATCTTGGTAAAAATATAAAAGTTATATTTGCTGCACTGAAGGACAAAGATTTAACGGAAATGTTTTCGGTCTTTAATAATATGAACGTAGAATTACATGTAACACAATTTGACTTTCCTAGAGCTGCTTCCGCAGAGGAGCTAAAGGCCATGAGTGGAAATCATGTCATAAAGGCACATGTAGAATGGCGAGCGTTAATTAAAGAACAAATAAATAGTATGCAGTCAAATGAGGTCCTCGTCATCACGGGCTCATTATATTTCATTTCTTTAGTTAGGCCTTTCCTATTAAAGAAATTAAAGAACGATATAATATAA
- a CDS encoding SPOR domain-containing protein produces MDKKHKTQQPAIKIKINGEERPFEEEVIVNNWQTAVEETSAAADKTLEEENFDWVLPEVEYNEVSEFQKVNYFPSKNKKYTSRGRKSAPLATLILSIFLAVAVGLLLGTFLLKMVMNPDDQAAALDDSSITAPIVLKEETNKLAEVPYTAELPAFTAAVIQGDVFSNKEAADNRASEYDAQGYASTIMEKDGKHYVFIGIASAIGEAKAWEANLKENGLNVWAKELQIGSVKIPFTSKEEATLFASEGKLFQLLANEAISGMNTGKVNDANITAIGKTLEMKEETRSKEGVAFELYNKLYGSYEGLKGFQSNNGDKALLKKVQQNLLDYIKLYEGARR; encoded by the coding sequence ATGGACAAGAAGCACAAGACACAGCAACCAGCTATCAAAATAAAAATCAACGGAGAAGAAAGACCATTTGAGGAAGAAGTTATTGTTAATAATTGGCAAACAGCAGTAGAAGAAACATCTGCAGCAGCAGATAAAACGCTAGAAGAAGAAAATTTTGATTGGGTACTTCCTGAAGTGGAATACAATGAAGTTTCTGAGTTTCAAAAGGTGAATTATTTCCCGAGCAAAAATAAAAAGTATACTTCAAGGGGAAGGAAGTCCGCACCACTGGCCACGCTAATATTATCTATTTTTCTTGCGGTAGCGGTAGGTTTATTGTTAGGAACATTTCTTTTGAAGATGGTTATGAATCCAGATGATCAGGCCGCAGCCTTAGATGATAGCTCTATAACAGCACCAATCGTTTTAAAGGAAGAAACAAATAAACTAGCTGAAGTTCCATACACAGCGGAGCTACCTGCTTTTACAGCTGCAGTTATACAAGGTGATGTTTTTTCGAACAAAGAAGCAGCTGATAATAGAGCATCTGAATATGATGCTCAAGGATATGCTTCAACGATAATGGAAAAAGACGGGAAGCATTATGTATTTATCGGTATTGCTTCCGCTATTGGCGAAGCGAAAGCATGGGAAGCCAACTTGAAAGAAAATGGGTTAAATGTTTGGGCAAAAGAGTTGCAAATTGGAAGTGTGAAAATACCATTCACATCAAAGGAAGAAGCAACATTGTTTGCCTCGGAAGGAAAGTTATTTCAATTGCTTGCCAATGAAGCAATAAGTGGAATGAATACTGGCAAGGTTAATGATGCGAACATAACAGCAATAGGTAAGACGTTAGAAATGAAAGAAGAAACGCGCTCCAAGGAAGGTGTGGCATTCGAACTCTATAATAAGTTGTATGGCTCCTATGAAGGGCTTAAAGGGTTTCAATCTAACAATGGTGATAAGGCGTTATTAAAGAAAGTCCAACAGAACTTACTAGACTACATAAAATTATATGAAGGAGCCCGTCGATAA
- a CDS encoding valine--tRNA ligase has translation MPTKYEPQRIEKGRYQWWLDGKFFEANNDPNKKPYTIVIPPPNVTGRLHLGHAWDTALQDILTRMKRMQGYDVLWLPGMDHAGIATQARVEEKLREEGISRYDLGREKFVEEIWKWKAEYADFIRQQWSKLGLGLDYSRERFTLDEGLSKAVREVFVTLYNKKLIYRGEYIINWDPATKTALSDIEVIHKDVQGAFYHMRYPLADGSGAIEVATTRPETMLGDTAVAVHPDDERYQHLIGKTVILPIIGREIPIVADDYVDQDFGSGAVKITPAHDPNDFEIGNRHNLERILVMNEDGTMNENANKYQGMDRFECRKQIVKDLQEQGVLFQIEDHMHSVGHSERSGAVVEPYLSTQWFVSMQPLADQAIDLQKQEEKVNFIPDRFEKTYLHWMENIHDWCISRQLWWGHRIPAWYHKETGEVYVGNVAPADEENWEQDNDVLDTWFSSALWPFSTMGWPDLDAGDFQRYYPNNALVTGYDIISFWVSRMIFQGIEFTGKRPFQDVLIHGLIRAEDGRKMSKSLGNGIDPMDVIDQYGADSLRYFLTTGSSPGQDLRFSMEKIESIWNFANKIWNASRFALLNMDGLEYNEIDLSGEKSVADKWILTRLNNTIDTVTKLADKYEFGEVGRALYNFIWDELCDWYIEMAKLPLYGEDEAAKKTTRSVLAYVLDNTMRLIHPFMPFISEEIWQNLPHEGESITVAAWPTVNEQFTDEQAASEMKLLMDIIRSVRNIRAEVNTPMSKQIKLMLKAKDSEIFTVLEKNKQFIEKFCNPEELIISTDMKTPEKSMTAVVTGVELFLPLAGLINIDEEIKRLEKEWDKWNKEVERVQKKLSNEKFTSKAPQAVVEEERVKEKDYVEKRSIVEERMNELKNI, from the coding sequence ATGCCGACAAAATATGAACCACAAAGAATTGAAAAAGGTAGATATCAGTGGTGGCTTGATGGAAAGTTTTTCGAAGCGAATAATGATCCAAATAAAAAGCCTTATACAATTGTTATTCCTCCTCCAAACGTAACAGGACGTCTACATCTTGGTCATGCATGGGATACTGCTTTGCAAGATATTTTAACGAGAATGAAAAGAATGCAAGGTTATGACGTTCTGTGGCTCCCGGGTATGGATCATGCTGGGATAGCTACTCAAGCTAGAGTGGAAGAAAAGCTACGTGAAGAAGGGATCTCGCGATATGATCTCGGACGTGAAAAGTTTGTGGAAGAAATTTGGAAATGGAAAGCAGAGTATGCAGATTTTATTCGTCAACAATGGTCAAAACTCGGACTTGGTTTAGATTATTCACGTGAACGTTTTACGCTTGATGAAGGTCTTTCTAAAGCTGTAAGAGAAGTGTTTGTTACGCTTTATAATAAAAAACTGATTTATAGAGGCGAATATATAATTAATTGGGATCCTGCAACGAAAACAGCTTTATCAGATATTGAAGTAATTCATAAAGATGTACAGGGCGCATTTTACCATATGCGTTACCCACTTGCAGACGGTTCTGGCGCGATTGAAGTAGCAACTACAAGACCTGAGACGATGTTAGGTGATACGGCGGTAGCTGTTCATCCAGATGACGAACGCTACCAACATTTAATTGGCAAAACTGTCATTTTGCCTATCATTGGTCGAGAAATTCCGATCGTTGCCGATGACTATGTGGATCAAGACTTTGGTTCAGGTGCAGTGAAAATCACCCCAGCACATGATCCTAATGATTTTGAAATCGGCAATCGCCACAATTTAGAGCGAATACTCGTGATGAATGAAGATGGTACGATGAATGAAAATGCTAATAAATATCAAGGGATGGATCGTTTTGAATGTCGGAAACAAATCGTCAAAGATTTGCAAGAACAAGGGGTACTATTCCAAATTGAAGACCATATGCATTCAGTCGGTCATTCAGAGCGTAGCGGTGCAGTTGTAGAACCGTATTTATCGACACAATGGTTCGTTAGTATGCAACCACTTGCAGATCAAGCGATTGACTTGCAAAAACAAGAAGAAAAAGTGAATTTTATTCCAGATCGATTTGAGAAAACGTATTTACACTGGATGGAAAACATTCATGATTGGTGTATTTCACGTCAGTTATGGTGGGGGCATCGTATACCAGCTTGGTACCATAAAGAGACTGGAGAAGTGTATGTTGGAAATGTGGCACCTGCGGATGAAGAGAATTGGGAACAGGACAATGATGTGTTGGATACATGGTTTAGTTCCGCATTATGGCCATTTTCTACGATGGGTTGGCCAGATCTTGATGCGGGAGACTTCCAACGGTATTATCCGAATAATGCTCTTGTAACGGGTTATGATATCATCTCGTTCTGGGTTTCGAGAATGATTTTCCAAGGCATAGAATTTACAGGCAAGCGGCCTTTTCAAGATGTACTTATTCACGGCCTCATTCGTGCAGAAGATGGACGTAAAATGAGTAAATCACTTGGAAATGGTATCGACCCAATGGATGTTATTGATCAATATGGAGCTGATTCGCTTCGGTACTTCTTAACAACAGGAAGCTCACCAGGTCAGGATCTCAGATTTAGTATGGAAAAAATTGAATCAATCTGGAACTTCGCTAATAAAATTTGGAATGCTTCTCGATTCGCATTATTGAATATGGATGGCCTCGAATATAATGAAATTGATCTGTCAGGTGAAAAATCCGTTGCGGATAAATGGATCCTAACACGCCTTAACAACACGATCGACACTGTAACGAAACTTGCAGACAAATATGAATTTGGAGAAGTTGGCAGAGCTTTATACAATTTCATTTGGGATGAATTATGTGATTGGTATATTGAAATGGCGAAACTTCCATTATATGGGGAAGATGAAGCGGCTAAAAAGACGACTCGTTCTGTATTGGCATATGTATTAGATAACACGATGCGACTTATCCATCCATTCATGCCTTTCATATCTGAAGAAATTTGGCAAAACCTACCGCATGAAGGTGAATCAATTACTGTAGCAGCATGGCCAACAGTAAATGAACAATTTACGGATGAACAAGCTGCAAGTGAAATGAAACTGTTAATGGATATCATTCGTTCCGTTCGAAATATCCGTGCAGAAGTAAATACACCGATGAGTAAACAGATTAAGTTAATGCTTAAGGCAAAAGATAGTGAAATATTTACAGTGCTAGAAAAGAATAAACAATTCATCGAGAAATTTTGTAATCCAGAAGAGCTTATTATTTCAACAGACATGAAAACACCGGAAAAATCAATGACTGCTGTCGTTACAGGTGTCGAACTATTTCTCCCGCTAGCTGGATTAATTAATATTGATGAGGAAATCAAGCGCCTAGAAAAAGAATGGGATAAGTGGAATAAAGAAGTCGAACGTGTTCAGAAAAAGTTATCCAATGAAAAGTTTACAAGTAAAGCGCCACAAGCTGTGGTGGAGGAAGAAAGAGTGAAAGAAAAAGATTATGTAGAAAAGCGTTCGATTGTCGAAGAGCGTATGAATGAGTTGAAAAATATTTAA
- a CDS encoding Maf family protein: MPHPHLILASSSPRRKDLLEKLSFPFTTYSPNVDESVSKELSPSEIVSILALRKANNIALKFPQAYIIGSDTIVVCDGIVLGKPQCREEGEQMLKQLSGRTHSVYTGVAVVNTNETKVFYDKTDVEFWELSTTLINQYLDSGEPFDKAGAYGIQGYGALLVKSIIGDYYSVVGLPISRLSRILLEMGLTHPK; the protein is encoded by the coding sequence ATGCCACACCCACATCTCATACTAGCTTCATCATCACCTCGAAGGAAAGATCTACTTGAGAAACTATCCTTCCCGTTTACCACTTACTCACCAAATGTAGACGAATCCGTCTCAAAGGAATTATCGCCAAGTGAGATTGTTTCCATTCTCGCTTTACGAAAAGCCAATAATATAGCCCTGAAATTTCCACAAGCCTATATAATTGGCTCGGACACTATTGTTGTTTGTGATGGAATTGTACTTGGCAAACCCCAATGTAGAGAAGAGGGGGAGCAAATGCTCAAGCAATTATCTGGGCGAACACATTCCGTTTATACTGGCGTTGCTGTTGTAAATACCAATGAGACGAAAGTTTTTTATGATAAAACGGATGTGGAATTTTGGGAACTGTCAACGACATTAATAAACCAATATTTGGACAGTGGTGAGCCATTTGACAAAGCAGGTGCCTACGGAATTCAAGGCTACGGCGCTTTACTTGTAAAATCGATAATTGGAGATTACTACTCTGTCGTAGGGCTACCAATTTCTCGCTTATCACGTATATTGTTGGAAATGGGGTTAACTCACCCGAAATGA